In Humulus lupulus chromosome 7, drHumLupu1.1, whole genome shotgun sequence, the following are encoded in one genomic region:
- the LOC133788464 gene encoding protein GAMETOPHYTE DEFECTIVE 1, whose translation MGFFDFNIPYSEALPSDKATRIKLATMAMELGYSGVAYNRTIKGVMSDRDRCSIPLLTLSSLLKLSPSLASSVYFHRDLLGVPRASPFRQYTRLTVNADSPSQAQVLNSGNPILKTYDLVSVRPLNQTIFDQACERLEVDIIAIDFSEKLPFRLKLPMVKAAIQRGVFFEITYSNLITDIQARRQMITNAKLLVDWTRGKNLIISSAASSVFELRGPYDVANLSFLLGLALEQAKAAVSKNCRALITKALRKKQFHKDAIKVEVISSGEQVESNKPWSSDLFKWDPISSGDGDLLLEDLEKSFAASNNVSKNSKAIDFTSIIGSLPSHGFQVRDLISGDSHDNSKNVHFVAEATALPVLRDGDLEQRNRLDLPKPSVTSMYEALFKQQSFGNQNSQVLYSTDTTKVLPDSIEIGSLTTSMKAETSNPNAIDDLMNEDLLIQEASLPLNNLALHEEEQSEKPGFVPLLEDNSPVANCEPLDAKMEDQIDAECSHLSLVRSSPVELKAKRKMRRQALLLPLKRRLSTSPFKKKSHKSKRKN comes from the exons ATGGGTTTCTTCGACTTCAATATACCATATTCGGAGGCCTTGCCGTCTGATAAGGCTACTCGGATCAAGCTAGCCACCATGGCCATGGAGCTCGGTTACTCTGGAGTTGCCTACAACCGTACGATCAAGGGCGTGATGTCCGATCGTGACCGTTGCTCCATTCCCCTTCTTACTCTCTCTTCTCTCCTCAAGCTCTCTCCCTCTCTCGCCTCCTCTGTCTATTTCCACCGTGATCTTCTTGGTGTCCCACGCGCCTCCCCTTTCCGACAATACACGCGCCTCACCGTCAATGCTGATAGTCCCTCTCAGGCTCAGGTTCTCAATTCTGGAAACCCTATTTTGAAGACTTACGATTTGGTCTCTGTCAGGCCCTTGAATCAGACCATCTTCGATCAGGCCTGTGAAAGATTGGAG GTAGATATTATTGCGATTGACTTCTCAGAAAAGCTGCCTTTCCGTTTGAAGCTGCCCATGGTTAAAGCTGCTATTCAG CGTGGTGTGTTTTTCGAAATCACCTATTCAAACCTCATTACTGATATTCAAGCGAGGAGGCAAATGATAACAAATGCTAAG TTACTTGTAGATTGGACTCGAGGGAAGAATCTAATTATCTCTAGTGCTGCCTCTTCTGTTTTTGAACTAAGAGGGCCATATGATGTTGCGAATTTATCATTTCTGCTAGGGCTCGCTCTTGAACAAGCGAAGGCAGCTGTTTCCAAAAATTGTAG GGCTCTTATAACCAAAGCTTTGAGAAAAAAACAATTTCATAAAGATGCCATCAAGGTTGAAGTGATATCATCAGGAGAGCAAGTTGAATCTAATAAACCCTGGTCTAGTGACTTGTTTAAATGGGATCCCATCTCTAGTGGTGATGGTGATTTGCTGTTGGAGGATCTTGAAAAGTCTTTTGCTGCTTCCAATAATGTATCCAAAAATTCGAAAGCCATTGATTTCACTTCCATCATTGGTAGTTTACCCTCACATGGATTTCAAGTAAGGGATTTGATATCTGGAGACTCACATGATAATAGCAAAAATGTTCATTTTGTTGCTGAAGCAACTGCATTACCAGTTTTGAGAGATGGAGACTTAGAACAGCGCAACAGGCTTGATCTTCCTAAACCAAGTGTAACTTCGATGTATGAAGCCCTATTTAAACAGCAATCCTTTGGAAATCAAAATTCTCAAGTTTTATATTCTACTGATACTACAAAAGTTTTGCCAGATTCTATAGAGATTGGATCATTGACAACAAGCATGAAGGCAGAAACATCTAATCCAA ATGCAATAGATGATCTGATGAATGAGGACTTATTAATTCAAGAAGCATCTTTGCCCTTGAATAATTTGGCTTTACATGAAGAGGAACAGTCTGAGAAACCTGGGTTTGTTCCGCTTTTAGAGGATAATAGCCCAGTAGCCAATTGTGAACCATTAGATGCGAAAATGGAAGATCAAATTGATGCAGAATgcagtcatctatccttggttcGATCTTCACCAG TGGAATTGAAAGCGAAAAGAAAGATGCGTCGTCAAGCTTTGTTACTTCCTCTCAAGCGCAGGTTGAGTACCTCTCCTTTTAAGAAAAAGTCTCataaaagcaaaagaaaaaattaa
- the LOC133788465 gene encoding two-component response regulator-like APRR9 isoform X1: MYGNYSNPFPRAADPHVEWAFHGVPYHPQLEEVPEQPLVLEAGVSNSSSSGCSSYSSPSSLGSAGAQRPSIIQRSVSSHSLQKSGTHRVLSSVAELLIDSQSQTSPVRRVYSTGDLQNKQRINMMQHSYRSSAESPISSESNAIIEGMSKACRYSPEEKKERIERYRSKRNQRNFNKKIKYACRKTLADSRPRIRGRFARNEEIIERNSDQIAQDEWSHINGIEEEDQYNEDDDENWINLLDAFSSNLIPN, from the exons ATGTATGGAAACTACAGCAATCCATTCCCACGCGCCGCCGATCCCCATGTTGAGTGGGCGTTTCATGGGGTGCCGTACCATCCCCAGCTGGAGGAAGTACCGGAACAGCCCCTAGTGTTGGAAGCGGGGGTGAGTAACAGCAGTAGCAGCGGGTGCAGCAGCTACAGCTCGCCGAGTTCGCTCGGATCGGCGGGGGCTCAGCGGCCGAGTATTATTCAGCGCAGCGTCAGCAGCCATTCCCTCCAGAAGAGTGGCACCCACCGAGTTCTTTCCTCAGTGGCCGAGTTGTTGATCGACTCACAGTCACAGACCAGCCCTGTCAGGAGGGTCTACAGTACTGGGGACTTGCAG AATAAGCAGAGAATTAACATGATGCAACATAGTTATCGATCATCAGCTGAAAGCCCAATATCGAGCGAGAGTAATGCAATCATCGAAGGGATGAGCAAAGCTTGTCGTTACAGCCCAgaagagaaaaaagagagaatTGAGAGGTATAGAAGCAAGAGAAACCAGAGGAACTTCAACAAGAAGATTAAG TATGCATGTAGGAAAACATTGGCAGATAGCAGGCCACGCATAAGGGGACGATTTGCAAGGAACGAAGAAATAATTGAAAGGAATTCTGATCAAATAGCACAAGACGAGTGGAGCCATATTAATGGGATTGAAGAGGAAGATCAATATAATGAAGACGATGATGAGAATTGGATTAACTTACTTGATGCTTTCTCCTCAAATTTGATTCCTAATTAA
- the LOC133788465 gene encoding two-component response regulator-like APRR9 isoform X2, whose product MYGNYSNPFPRAADPHVEWAFHGVPYHPQLEEVPEQPLVLEAGVSNSSSSGCSSYSSPSSLGSAGAQRPSIIQRSVSSHSLQKSGTHRVLSSVAELLIDSQSQTSPVRRVYSTGDLQRINMMQHSYRSSAESPISSESNAIIEGMSKACRYSPEEKKERIERYRSKRNQRNFNKKIKYACRKTLADSRPRIRGRFARNEEIIERNSDQIAQDEWSHINGIEEEDQYNEDDDENWINLLDAFSSNLIPN is encoded by the exons ATGTATGGAAACTACAGCAATCCATTCCCACGCGCCGCCGATCCCCATGTTGAGTGGGCGTTTCATGGGGTGCCGTACCATCCCCAGCTGGAGGAAGTACCGGAACAGCCCCTAGTGTTGGAAGCGGGGGTGAGTAACAGCAGTAGCAGCGGGTGCAGCAGCTACAGCTCGCCGAGTTCGCTCGGATCGGCGGGGGCTCAGCGGCCGAGTATTATTCAGCGCAGCGTCAGCAGCCATTCCCTCCAGAAGAGTGGCACCCACCGAGTTCTTTCCTCAGTGGCCGAGTTGTTGATCGACTCACAGTCACAGACCAGCCCTGTCAGGAGGGTCTACAGTACTGGGGACTTGCAG AGAATTAACATGATGCAACATAGTTATCGATCATCAGCTGAAAGCCCAATATCGAGCGAGAGTAATGCAATCATCGAAGGGATGAGCAAAGCTTGTCGTTACAGCCCAgaagagaaaaaagagagaatTGAGAGGTATAGAAGCAAGAGAAACCAGAGGAACTTCAACAAGAAGATTAAG TATGCATGTAGGAAAACATTGGCAGATAGCAGGCCACGCATAAGGGGACGATTTGCAAGGAACGAAGAAATAATTGAAAGGAATTCTGATCAAATAGCACAAGACGAGTGGAGCCATATTAATGGGATTGAAGAGGAAGATCAATATAATGAAGACGATGATGAGAATTGGATTAACTTACTTGATGCTTTCTCCTCAAATTTGATTCCTAATTAA